The segment CGCGCACGAACGCGGGGCGGCGGTCTGCGGACCCGTGACGGGCGAACTCCCCAACCCATGGAAACAGCCGACCCCCGCACTCACCGGGATGGAACCATGAGCCCCACCCCGCCGGCCCGCCCCGGCCTGCCGGCCCGGAACCTCCTGCCGGCCGCCCTGACGGCACTGGTGCTGACGGCACTGGTCCTGACGGGCTGCTCCACCACGGGCGACGAGGACGACGACGCCGCGCCCGCCCCCTCCGGCCCCACCGCCGGCCAGGGTCCGGGTCCCGCCTCGCCAGGACCCCGCTGGCAGCCCCGGCCCGGTCTGGCCTGGCAGTGGCAGCTCGACGGACGCTCCGACCCCTCCGTCGACGTGCCCGTGTACGACATCGACGGGTTCGAGAACTCGAAGGCCGACGTGGACCGGCTGCACCACGACGGCCGCAAGGTCATCTGCTACGTCAACGTCGGCGCCTGGGAGGACTTCCGGCCGGACAAGGACGCGTTCCCCACCAGCCTGGTCGGCAAGCCCAACGGCTGGAAGGGCGAGCGCTGG is part of the Streptomyces katrae genome and harbors:
- a CDS encoding endo alpha-1,4 polygalactosaminidase, whose protein sequence is MSPTPPARPGLPARNLLPAALTALVLTALVLTGCSTTGDEDDDAAPAPSGPTAGQGPGPASPGPRWQPRPGLAWQWQLDGRSDPSVDVPVYDIDGFENSKADVDRLHHDGRKVICYVNVGAWEDFRPDKDAFPTSLVGKPNGWKGERWLDIRRTDLLRPLMERRFDMCRDKGFDAVEPDLVEAYGNDSGFPLTAEHQLAYNRMIAEIAHARGLAVGLKNDLPQIPQLESVFDFAVNEECAQFGECAALSPFITAGKAVFHVEYKGTPSNFCPEARKLKLSSMLKNPELDTWRKPC